The window AGCTGGCCGAGGGCCTGGCCAAATGGGCCCAGGAAAAGACCCAGAGGGCCCTGCGGCTTACCGGCACCAAAAGATTGAGTCCAGGATATCCGGTCTGGCCGGCCCTTTCGGAGCAGAAAAAAATATTTATGCTTTTAAAGCCGCAGCGAGTGGGCGTTAGGCTTTCTGCCTCCTGGCAGATGGACCCCGAATTCTCCACCAGCGCCATAGTAATAAAATAACTTGCATTTGTCTTTTTTCGGGGTTAAAATGTCCACAAATATTCGAAAGGACATATATGAGTAAAAATGCTTCCTCCGAACAGGCCCTTACGGCTCTCAACAAAGCCATCAAGGGCGAGAAGACCGGACTGGAAAGCTATTTGAAATTCGCCCGCGGCACCAAATCGCAATCGGGCAAGGATATGTTCATCCGTCTGGCCCAGGACGAATTCGGACATATGGAGCTTCTGGAGAAGGAACGCAACCGCCTTCAACAGGGAAAGAAATGGGTGGGCATTGATATCGCCCCATCCGATATTGAGGAGGTGGTCCCCAAGCTATCCTCCCAGCAGGCCAAAATAAAAGCCGAACAGGGCACCTCCGACGACCTGACCGCCCTGAATATCGCACTGGACCTGGAACGCAAAGCGGCCGATTTTTACATGCGGCAGGGCAACAAGGAGACCGACGTCACCGCCAAACAGATCTTTTTTCGTCTGGCCGAGATGGAGGAATCCCATTATAATCTGATACAGGCCGAGATCGACAATATCAATGACATCGGTTTCTGGTTCGGGATCAGGGAATTTTCTTTGGAATCAAATTAAACCATAAGGAGCGTAATCATGGACAAAACCATCGAAATGCTCAAACTGGCCATACTGGCCGAACAGGACGGTTATCACCACTATCTGATCGCTTCGGCCATCACCTCGGATAAAAAGGCCCAAGAGGTATTTAAAGCTCTGGCCCGGGACGAGGAATTGCACCGGAAGACCCTGCTGGACGGGATCGCCTCCTACGGTCGGGACAAGAAATGGAGCCTGGCCACGATAAACGGTAAATCGAAGGTATCCGCCGCCGG is drawn from Candidatus Edwardsbacteria bacterium and contains these coding sequences:
- a CDS encoding ferritin family protein, coding for MSKNASSEQALTALNKAIKGEKTGLESYLKFARGTKSQSGKDMFIRLAQDEFGHMELLEKERNRLQQGKKWVGIDIAPSDIEEVVPKLSSQQAKIKAEQGTSDDLTALNIALDLERKAADFYMRQGNKETDVTAKQIFFRLAEMEESHYNLIQAEIDNINDIGFWFGIREFSLESN